A stretch of the Prochlorococcus marinus str. MIT 0918 genome encodes the following:
- the hemW gene encoding radical SAM family heme chaperone HemW, producing the protein MDCPISAYLHIPFCHRRCFYCDFPIVPLGDRAGGELGPGSNSIKAYLKLLHREIDLFQNGSPLSTVYIGGGTPSLLTSSQLFKLLDHLKRKFGLQYGAEITLEIDPASFDQNSLIGFLDAGVNRISLGAQSFDNNVLAQLGRRHNSKNVFESCNWINESFRKGDLFSWSLDLIQNLPEQTLIDWKNQLMKAINFSPPHLSIYDLSIEKGTVFDWRKKRGELSLPSQDLAADMSMLTSETLRKEGFSRYEISNYALPGHSSRHNRVYWSGAEWLGFGQGATSYFYRKRFSRPKTREGYKRWIEQLEKQGIKSFFEKSNEVEKINLDDLLIVGLRRREGVNIGELLSQWGWDKKQVNENLKSLKRYWKKFIDMGLLKQNGTRFKLTDPEGMELSNQILVEMLFWWDSLSDSPNL; encoded by the coding sequence GTGGATTGCCCTATCAGCGCTTATTTACATATTCCTTTTTGCCATAGACGTTGTTTCTATTGTGATTTTCCTATTGTCCCTCTGGGAGACAGAGCTGGAGGCGAGTTGGGACCTGGCAGTAATTCGATAAAGGCATATTTAAAACTTTTGCATAGAGAGATTGATTTATTTCAAAACGGAAGTCCTTTATCAACTGTATATATAGGAGGAGGTACGCCTTCTCTTTTAACTTCTTCTCAACTGTTTAAGCTTTTAGATCATTTGAAAAGAAAATTTGGTTTACAATATGGAGCAGAAATTACACTTGAGATTGATCCTGCAAGTTTTGATCAAAATTCTTTGATAGGCTTCTTAGATGCTGGTGTAAATAGAATAAGTTTGGGTGCACAAAGTTTTGATAATAATGTTCTTGCTCAATTAGGCAGAAGGCATAATTCTAAAAATGTTTTTGAATCTTGTAATTGGATTAATGAAAGTTTTAGGAAGGGAGATTTGTTTAGTTGGAGTCTCGATCTAATTCAGAATTTGCCTGAACAAACATTAATTGATTGGAAAAATCAATTAATGAAGGCAATTAATTTTTCTCCACCACATTTATCGATTTATGACCTTTCTATTGAAAAAGGGACTGTATTTGATTGGAGAAAAAAACGAGGTGAATTGTCTTTGCCTAGTCAAGATCTTGCTGCTGATATGTCAATGTTGACTAGTGAAACTCTTAGGAAGGAAGGATTCTCGCGCTATGAAATTTCTAATTATGCATTGCCAGGTCATTCATCTCGTCATAATCGAGTTTATTGGAGTGGTGCAGAATGGTTGGGCTTTGGCCAAGGTGCTACAAGTTATTTTTATAGAAAGAGATTTTCACGACCAAAAACTCGTGAAGGTTATAAAAGATGGATAGAACAATTAGAGAAACAAGGTATTAAGAGTTTTTTTGAAAAATCTAATGAAGTAGAAAAAATAAACTTAGATGATTTACTTATTGTTGGTTTAAGAAGAAGAGAAGGAGTAAATATTGGAGAATTGTTAAGTCAATGGGGGTGGGATAAAAAACAAGTTAATGAAAATTTGAAGTCATTAAAAAGATATTGGAAAAAGTTTATTGATATGGGTTTACTT
- a CDS encoding PIN/TRAM domain-containing protein, which produces MMDSLILIVFAIAGAAIGWLGIDLFSPIIVDKLPSIFDTKTVTSGLTSVSGLLIGLLFQGLRKKLTQQIRTTPTDLIVSRSVGLILGLLAANLILAPILLLPLSKEFFFIKPIAAVISNIFFGILGYNLAGIHGRTFLRLLNPNSTEALLVSEGILTPARAKIIDTSIIIDGRIKGLINFGLIEGKIIIAQTVIDELQQLADSSNSEKRSKGRRGLKILTELRENLGKRLVINRTKYEGEGTDDRLLQLTEDTGGILITADYNLCQVAELQELNILNLSDLVIALRPEVQPGEKLSLKIVREGKEENQGVGYLEDGTMVVVEGAKELMGERLEVIITGTLQTPTGRLVFGKLEKKSSSQQKQ; this is translated from the coding sequence ATGATGGACTCCCTGATACTAATTGTATTTGCAATAGCTGGAGCAGCTATTGGATGGTTGGGGATTGACTTATTTTCACCAATAATTGTAGATAAGCTACCTTCCATATTTGACACAAAAACAGTTACATCAGGTTTAACCAGTGTTTCAGGATTATTAATAGGACTTTTATTTCAAGGATTAAGAAAAAAGCTAACACAACAAATCAGGACTACCCCTACAGATTTAATTGTAAGTAGATCTGTTGGTTTAATACTTGGACTACTTGCAGCCAACCTTATTTTAGCTCCTATTCTACTTCTTCCATTATCTAAAGAATTCTTTTTTATTAAACCTATTGCAGCCGTAATAAGTAATATTTTCTTCGGTATTCTTGGTTACAATCTTGCAGGGATACATGGTCGAACTTTCCTTAGACTCCTTAATCCTAATAGTACAGAAGCTCTTTTAGTCTCAGAAGGAATTCTTACTCCTGCAAGAGCTAAGATTATTGATACAAGTATCATCATTGATGGACGAATTAAAGGCCTAATTAATTTCGGCCTAATAGAAGGGAAAATTATAATTGCTCAAACAGTTATAGATGAACTTCAACAATTAGCTGATTCAAGTAATAGTGAAAAAAGATCAAAAGGTAGAAGAGGGCTTAAAATTCTAACTGAACTACGTGAAAACCTTGGAAAAAGACTTGTAATTAACAGAACAAAATACGAAGGAGAAGGAACTGATGACAGGCTGTTACAACTTACAGAAGATACAGGTGGGATACTAATCACTGCTGATTACAACCTTTGCCAAGTAGCTGAATTGCAGGAACTGAATATTTTAAACCTAAGTGATTTGGTAATAGCCCTTAGACCAGAAGTGCAACCTGGTGAAAAATTATCTCTAAAAATAGTTCGAGAGGGTAAAGAGGAGAATCAAGGGGTTGGATATCTTGAAGATGGAACAATGGTTGTTGTTGAAGGTGCTAAAGAATTAATGGGCGAACGATTAGAAGTAATAATTACAGGTACTTTGCAGACTCCTACAGGAAGGCTAGTGTTTGGAAAACTTGAAAAAAAATCCTCCTCCCAACAAAAGCAATAA
- a CDS encoding ATP-dependent Clp protease proteolytic subunit — MTVSAPYYGDSAVMRTPPPDLPSLLLKERIVYLGLPLFSDDDAKRQLGMDVTELIIAQLLFLEFDNPEKPIYFYINSTGTSWHTGDAIGFETEAFAICDTISYIKPPIHTICIGQAMGTAAVILSAGAKGQRAALPHASIVLHQPRSGASGQATDIQIRAKEVIHNKQAMLKILSKNTGRTVEQLTKDSDRMSYLTPNEAVEYGLIDKVLSTRKI; from the coding sequence ATGACAGTATCTGCACCCTATTACGGTGATTCAGCAGTAATGCGAACACCTCCACCAGACCTGCCATCATTATTACTTAAAGAAAGGATTGTATATTTAGGGCTTCCTTTGTTTTCTGATGATGATGCTAAAAGACAACTTGGCATGGATGTAACTGAACTAATAATTGCCCAATTACTATTTCTTGAATTTGACAATCCCGAAAAACCAATTTATTTCTATATAAATTCAACTGGAACTAGTTGGCATACTGGAGATGCTATTGGATTTGAGACAGAAGCTTTTGCTATATGCGACACAATTAGTTATATCAAACCACCTATTCATACTATTTGTATAGGCCAAGCAATGGGAACTGCAGCAGTGATTCTGTCTGCTGGTGCAAAAGGTCAACGTGCAGCATTACCTCATGCTTCAATTGTGCTCCATCAACCAAGAAGTGGAGCAAGTGGACAAGCTACCGATATTCAAATTAGAGCTAAAGAAGTTATTCATAACAAACAAGCTATGCTAAAAATTCTTTCCAAGAACACGGGAAGAACTGTGGAGCAATTAACTAAAGATTCAGACAGAATGAGCTACCTAACTCCTAATGAAGCTGTTGAATATGGCCTAATCGACAAAGTTCTATCGACTCGAAAGATCTAA
- a CDS encoding ATP-dependent Clp protease proteolytic subunit gives MPIGTPSVPYRLPGSQFERWVDIYTRLGAERILFLGQEVSDAVANSLVAQMLYLDSEDSTKPIYLYINSPGGSVTAGLAIYDTMKYVKSDVVTICVGLAASMGAFLLSAGTKGKRLALPHSRIMIHQPLGGTSQRQASDIEIEATEILRIKKMLNLAMSDMTGQPFEKIDKDTDRDYFLSSHEAKEYGLIDRVISHPNEA, from the coding sequence ATGCCTATTGGTACTCCAAGTGTTCCTTATAGACTACCCGGCAGTCAATTCGAACGCTGGGTAGACATTTATACAAGGTTAGGAGCAGAAAGGATTCTTTTTCTGGGGCAAGAAGTATCAGATGCGGTTGCAAATAGTCTTGTAGCACAAATGCTTTATTTAGATTCTGAAGACAGTACAAAACCTATTTATCTATATATAAATAGTCCAGGGGGATCTGTAACTGCTGGGCTAGCCATATATGACACGATGAAATATGTCAAAAGTGATGTTGTGACCATTTGTGTTGGACTTGCTGCTTCCATGGGTGCTTTTCTTTTGTCAGCTGGAACCAAAGGTAAAAGACTTGCGTTGCCACATAGTCGAATTATGATTCACCAGCCACTAGGGGGCACATCGCAAAGGCAAGCAAGTGACATCGAGATTGAAGCTACAGAAATACTGCGCATAAAAAAAATGCTTAATCTTGCGATGTCTGATATGACTGGACAGCCTTTCGAAAAAATTGACAAGGATACTGATAGGGATTACTTCCTAAGCTCTCACGAAGCTAAAGAATATGGATTAATTGATAGAGTTATCTCTCATCCAAATGAAGCTTGA
- the ilvC gene encoding ketol-acid reductoisomerase, whose protein sequence is MAQLFYDSDANLDLLSNKTVAIIGYGSQGHAHALNLKDSGVNVVVGLYEGSRSASKASADGLEVLSVADASAKADWIMVLVPDEFQKNIYNEDIGPYLKPGKILSFAHGFNIRFGLIKPPSFVDVVMIAPKGPGHTVRWEFQNGQGVPALFAIEQDASGQARDLAMAYAKGIGGTRAGILETNFKEETETDLFGEQAVLCGGLSALVKAGFETLVEAGYQPELAYFECLHEVKLIVDLMVKGGLTAMRDSISNTAEYGDYVSGPRLITDETKTEMRKILADIQDGTFAKNFVAECDAGKPEMKKIRDEDAQLPIEKVGKGLRAMFSWLKTD, encoded by the coding sequence ATGGCTCAACTTTTTTACGACTCAGACGCAAACCTCGATCTTCTTAGCAACAAAACAGTCGCAATTATTGGTTATGGTTCTCAAGGACATGCTCATGCCTTGAATCTTAAAGATAGTGGAGTAAATGTCGTTGTGGGCCTCTATGAAGGCAGTAGGTCAGCAAGCAAAGCATCTGCAGATGGATTAGAAGTTCTAAGTGTCGCTGATGCTTCAGCCAAAGCTGACTGGATAATGGTTCTTGTTCCAGATGAATTTCAAAAAAACATTTACAACGAAGACATTGGACCTTATCTGAAACCAGGCAAAATTTTAAGTTTTGCTCATGGCTTCAACATTCGATTCGGCTTAATTAAACCTCCATCATTTGTTGATGTTGTAATGATTGCGCCAAAAGGTCCTGGTCATACAGTTAGGTGGGAATTTCAAAATGGACAAGGAGTACCAGCTCTTTTTGCGATAGAGCAAGATGCATCTGGCCAAGCCCGTGATCTGGCAATGGCATATGCAAAAGGTATTGGAGGAACAAGGGCAGGTATTCTTGAAACTAATTTCAAAGAAGAAACTGAAACCGATTTATTTGGCGAGCAAGCAGTGCTTTGCGGTGGTCTTTCAGCACTGGTTAAAGCTGGTTTTGAAACTCTTGTAGAAGCAGGTTACCAACCTGAATTAGCTTATTTTGAGTGCCTTCATGAAGTCAAATTAATAGTTGATCTAATGGTCAAAGGTGGACTAACTGCTATGCGTGATTCAATTTCAAATACTGCAGAATATGGGGATTATGTAAGTGGGCCAAGATTGATTACAGATGAAACAAAAACAGAAATGAGAAAAATTTTAGCTGATATTCAAGATGGAACATTTGCCAAGAATTTTGTAGCGGAATGTGATGCAGGTAAACCAGAAATGAAAAAGATAAGAGATGAAGATGCTCAACTCCCTATTGAAAAAGTGGGGAAAGGTCTTCGCGCAATGTTTAGTTGGCTTAAAACTGATTAA
- the cbiB gene encoding adenosylcobinamide-phosphate synthase CbiB has protein sequence MIIGAVLLDLLIGDPRFLIHPVEIIGILIKYLKTKVEGLAQENIFLLRIGGLLLTFSVVFASFFGGWVLEQLLLTKSAPILKSFIYFIVLIALASSLASKSLNQSVSLVINALNNDDKDLGLARRKLAHIVGRNVSNLQKQEILRAAAESASENAVDGIFAPLFWMMAGSFIWKLAPGLPGPLAFAWFYKASSTIDSMIGYKSEKLRWIGESGAKLDDILTFIPCRLVLLTLPLISHNWIKAPSIIKKAIKDGSYDSSPNSGFSEAIFAYCAQVRMGGTNIYKDKLVSKKIIAKNCPNANRNSIKRILSLTLLLELSWVLGFILINKFILIL, from the coding sequence TTGATTATTGGAGCAGTTTTACTAGACCTGCTTATTGGAGATCCTAGATTTCTAATTCACCCTGTAGAAATAATTGGCATACTAATCAAATATTTAAAGACAAAAGTAGAGGGTTTAGCTCAAGAAAATATATTCCTATTAAGAATTGGAGGATTATTACTTACCTTTAGCGTTGTTTTTGCAAGTTTTTTTGGCGGCTGGGTTTTAGAGCAACTACTTCTTACAAAATCTGCTCCTATATTAAAAAGTTTTATCTATTTTATAGTTCTAATTGCCTTAGCAAGTTCACTTGCATCTAAAAGCCTAAATCAAAGTGTTTCTTTGGTAATAAATGCACTAAATAACGATGACAAGGATCTGGGATTAGCCAGAAGGAAGCTAGCTCATATAGTTGGTAGAAATGTTTCAAACCTTCAAAAACAAGAAATACTCCGTGCAGCTGCTGAATCAGCTAGTGAAAACGCAGTAGACGGAATATTTGCTCCATTGTTTTGGATGATGGCTGGAAGCTTCATATGGAAATTAGCTCCTGGATTACCTGGGCCTTTAGCATTCGCTTGGTTTTATAAAGCAAGCAGTACAATTGATTCAATGATCGGATATAAAAGTGAAAAATTAAGATGGATAGGAGAATCAGGTGCAAAGCTAGATGACATTCTCACCTTTATCCCATGCAGATTAGTCTTATTAACACTTCCATTAATTAGTCATAATTGGATAAAAGCACCATCCATAATTAAAAAAGCTATTAAAGATGGTTCATATGATTCATCTCCAAATTCTGGTTTTTCTGAAGCGATTTTTGCATATTGTGCACAAGTTAGGATGGGAGGAACAAATATTTATAAAGACAAGTTAGTATCCAAAAAAATTATTGCTAAAAATTGTCCAAATGCAAATAGAAACAGTATAAAAAGAATACTAAGTCTTACACTCTTACTTGAATTATCATGGGTTTTAGGCTTTATATTAATAAATAAGTTTATATTAATACTCTAG
- a CDS encoding sugar transferase, protein MDYSSASKPPISSEKLSTKDFLQRQCRYDRTLKRTGDIIFSIIVLIFGSPFFLLIALLVKLSSRGPVLYFQERVGRDFIPFGCIKFRTMHPEAESLLENLLERDPLLKDEFEKDFKLRNDPRITPIGKFLRRSSLDELPQFINVLKGDMSVVGPRPIVENEIERYGVNISEFASVRPGITGLWQVSGRNNLTYKRRIMLDLLYVRKRNFLMDIRIFIRTFGVLILPMDRGAY, encoded by the coding sequence TTGGATTATTCTTCTGCATCTAAACCTCCCATCTCTTCTGAGAAATTATCTACTAAGGACTTCCTTCAAAGACAATGTCGTTATGATAGAACTTTAAAAAGAACTGGAGATATTATATTTTCTATTATTGTATTAATATTTGGGTCTCCTTTTTTTCTTTTAATTGCTTTATTAGTTAAACTAAGTTCTAGAGGTCCAGTTCTTTATTTTCAAGAAAGGGTAGGTCGTGATTTTATTCCTTTTGGATGTATTAAATTCCGTACAATGCATCCTGAAGCTGAAAGTTTACTTGAAAATTTACTTGAAAGAGACCCTTTATTAAAAGATGAATTTGAAAAAGATTTTAAACTACGTAATGACCCTAGAATTACACCAATTGGTAAGTTTCTTCGTAGATCTAGCTTAGATGAACTCCCGCAATTTATAAATGTTTTAAAAGGTGATATGAGTGTTGTGGGACCTAGGCCAATAGTTGAAAATGAAATTGAAAGATATGGAGTTAATATAAGTGAATTTGCATCAGTTAGGCCTGGGATTACAGGGTTATGGCAAGTTAGTGGTCGTAATAACTTAACTTATAAGAGAAGGATAATGCTAGATTTGTTGTATGTTCGAAAAAGAAATTTTTTAATGGATATAAGGATTTTTATAAGGACTTTTGGCGTTTTAATTCTTCCAATGGATAGAGGTGCATACTAG
- a CDS encoding glycosyltransferase, protein MQDFPNKIALIHEWFNTRSSGGSEQVVHAFDGLISSLGSTADLFALVDGDSHIADSWLFNRNIKTSFIQKIPFGKNHVQKYLPLLPYAIEQFDLRDYPLIISSSHLVAKGVLTSPDQLHLSYVHTPVRYAWDQMDVYLERSFLRKIGLGPFVRWQLHHLRQWDQLSAGRVDCLLANSRFTARRISKYWGRNSEVLHPPVEVERFNWNNSRDDYYLCLCRLVPNKKVDLVIQAFNILRLPLLVVGDGPEKNYLRSLAGPTIQIMGYQSKENVEDMMQKCRAYVYAGIEDFGIAPVEAMAAGAPVIALGIGGLLDTVRCVTQNLEFSTGILFKSQKVKSLVDAVSWFEEQKLWKRMDPELINKWAQNFSLECFNKRFQNLLEKAWSEKIRESEFASTDPVAFKKFDS, encoded by the coding sequence ATGCAGGATTTCCCTAATAAGATAGCCCTTATTCATGAATGGTTTAATACACGTTCTTCTGGAGGATCTGAGCAAGTAGTCCATGCTTTCGATGGCCTAATTTCCTCTCTTGGAAGTACAGCTGATCTTTTTGCATTAGTTGACGGCGATAGTCATATTGCCGATAGCTGGTTATTTAATAGAAATATTAAAACTAGTTTTATTCAAAAGATTCCATTTGGTAAAAACCATGTTCAGAAATATCTCCCTCTACTACCATATGCGATTGAACAATTTGATTTAAGAGATTATCCATTAATTATTAGTAGTAGTCATCTTGTAGCTAAAGGTGTTCTTACTTCTCCTGATCAGCTCCATTTAAGTTATGTCCATACGCCTGTTAGGTATGCTTGGGATCAAATGGATGTTTATTTAGAAAGATCTTTTCTAAGAAAAATCGGATTAGGACCTTTTGTTAGATGGCAGTTACACCATTTACGACAATGGGATCAATTAAGTGCTGGGAGAGTAGATTGTCTTTTGGCAAACTCTCGTTTTACTGCAAGAAGAATATCTAAATATTGGGGCCGGAACTCCGAAGTCTTGCATCCACCAGTTGAAGTTGAACGGTTTAATTGGAACAATTCTAGGGATGATTATTATTTGTGCCTTTGTCGTCTTGTTCCTAATAAAAAAGTAGATTTAGTTATTCAAGCTTTTAATATACTTCGATTGCCTTTATTGGTAGTTGGAGATGGTCCAGAGAAGAACTATTTGAGAAGCCTTGCAGGTCCAACTATTCAAATAATGGGTTATCAAAGTAAGGAAAATGTTGAAGATATGATGCAAAAGTGTAGGGCCTATGTTTATGCAGGTATTGAGGACTTTGGGATTGCTCCTGTAGAAGCTATGGCAGCTGGAGCACCTGTAATAGCATTAGGTATTGGAGGTTTATTAGATACGGTTAGATGTGTAACTCAAAATTTAGAATTCTCTACTGGAATTCTTTTTAAATCTCAGAAAGTGAAATCTTTAGTAGACGCAGTGAGTTGGTTTGAAGAACAGAAACTTTGGAAAAGAATGGACCCTGAATTGATCAATAAATGGGCGCAGAATTTTAGCTTAGAATGTTTTAACAAACGATTTCAAAATCTACTTGAAAAGGCCTGGAGTGAAAAAATAAGAGAATCTGAGTTTGCATCAACCGATCCAGTAGCTTTCAAAAAGTTTGATTCTTAG
- a CDS encoding NADH-quinone oxidoreductase — protein MLSISKIAFFIPATPFLAACLILILLISFNRTVNRLSKPVTFIIVNSVVLPTLVAMFLSFKHLYGEVVNSSINLFGLHYLINLKLDSASEISIIFIGLISLLIMILSYVRLPRQKGYVRYFISLGFISSILFLVVLSNDFSYGFLSNF, from the coding sequence ATGCTATCCATTTCAAAAATTGCTTTTTTTATACCTGCGACTCCTTTTCTTGCAGCTTGCCTAATTTTAATTCTTTTAATTAGTTTCAATAGAACAGTAAATAGGCTTTCTAAGCCTGTTACTTTCATAATCGTTAATAGTGTGGTTTTGCCAACTTTAGTAGCAATGTTTTTATCTTTCAAGCATTTATATGGTGAAGTAGTTAACTCTTCTATTAATTTATTTGGTTTACACTATCTAATTAACTTGAAATTAGACAGTGCTTCTGAGATATCTATAATTTTTATTGGTTTAATTTCTTTATTAATTATGATACTTTCTTATGTTAGATTGCCTAGACAAAAAGGATATGTTAGATATTTTATTTCTTTAGGGTTTATTTCTAGTATATTATTTTTAGTTGTGCTTAGTAATGATTTTAGCTATGGGTTTTTATCAAATTTCTGA
- a CDS encoding high light inducible protein, with amino-acid sequence MATSNDTDNQKTNQSIQSPPTNNNSVESSGVKWLDNENKEVKQVFGFNPNAELVNSRAAMIGFLMLILTELIFNGKPVTLAIFGIN; translated from the coding sequence ATGGCAACTTCTAACGATACTGATAATCAAAAAACAAATCAATCAATTCAAAGCCCTCCAACTAATAATAATTCAGTTGAATCATCAGGTGTAAAATGGTTGGACAATGAAAATAAAGAAGTCAAGCAAGTATTTGGCTTTAACCCGAATGCAGAGCTAGTCAACTCAAGAGCGGCTATGATTGGTTTCTTAATGTTAATATTAACAGAATTAATTTTCAACGGTAAGCCTGTAACCTTAGCAATATTTGGGATTAATTAA